Proteins from a genomic interval of Medicago truncatula cultivar Jemalong A17 chromosome 3, MtrunA17r5.0-ANR, whole genome shotgun sequence:
- the LOC11418931 gene encoding cell wall / vacuolar inhibitor of fructosidase 2: MASKIHFSLFLILFLAHYAFVNGDATLIKSTCKNTKYYNLCFSSLKSNPSSPNADTKGLAVIMVGIGMTNATSTSSYLSSKSLTPTNNTTLKSVLKECADKYNYAGDSLQASVQDLANEEYDYAYIHITAAKDYPNACYNAFKRVPDLVYPPELATRENGLKHICDVAMGIIDNLINM, encoded by the coding sequence ATGGCTTCTAAGATCCACTTCTCACTATTTCTCATCCTCTTCCTAGCACACTATGCATTTGTGAATGGAGATGCCACTTTGATCAAAAGCACTTGCAAGAACACCAAATACTACAATCTatgtttctcttctctcaaaTCCAATCCTAGCAGTCCAAACGCAGACACAAAGGGCCTAGCTGTGATCATGGTTGGGATTGGAATGACAAATGCTACTTCCACTTCTTCATATTTGTCTTCTAAATCTCTTACTCCAACCAACAACACTACCTTGAAAAGTGTCCTCAAAGAGTGTGCAGATAAGTACAACTATGCTGGTGATTCTCTCCAAGCTTCAGTGCAAGATTTGGCTAATGAAGAATATGATTATGCTTACATACACATCACTGCAGCCAAAGACTACCCAAATGCTTGTTACAATGCATTCAAAAGGGTTCCTGATTTGGTTTACCCTCCTGAGCTTGCTACTAGAGAAAATGGTTTGAAACATATATGTGATGTAGCTATGGGGATCATTGATAATCTCATCAATATGTAG